From Deinococcus wulumuqiensis R12, one genomic window encodes:
- a CDS encoding tripartite tricarboxylate transporter TctB family protein, with the protein MTNPPPSSTSPAPPVRGVSVPDLLVALGTVLTGLALLLGAFRIPFGINAVVGPRLFPLLVSVVTLLLGGWLTVGALRGERAEPGAEEDTDPEAAVNLGAPAVVLAGLLLGTLLLEPLGFVFGTALMYFSVTYAFGERRYGRMLAVSLLVALLAYVLFTRGLGLSLPAGLLKGVL; encoded by the coding sequence ATGACGAATCCCCCCCCTTCCTCGACTTCACCTGCGCCCCCGGTGCGCGGCGTCAGTGTGCCGGACCTGCTGGTGGCCCTGGGCACCGTACTGACGGGTCTGGCGCTGCTGCTCGGCGCCTTCCGTATTCCCTTCGGCATCAATGCCGTGGTCGGGCCACGTCTTTTTCCTTTGCTGGTCAGTGTCGTCACGCTGCTGCTCGGCGGCTGGCTGACCGTGGGCGCCCTGCGCGGCGAGCGGGCCGAACCCGGCGCCGAGGAAGACACCGACCCCGAGGCTGCGGTCAATCTCGGCGCTCCGGCGGTGGTCCTGGCCGGGCTGCTGCTGGGCACGCTGCTGCTTGAGCCGCTGGGCTTCGTCTTCGGCACGGCGCTGATGTATTTCAGCGTGACCTACGCCTTCGGAGAGCGGCGTTACGGGCGCATGCTGGCCGTCTCGCTGCTGGTGGCGCTGCTCGCCTATGTGCTCTTCACACGTGGGCTGGGACTGAGCCTGCCCGCTGGCCTGCTGAAAGGGGTGCTGTAG
- a CDS encoding MBL fold metallo-hydrolase has protein sequence MPAVSAVPTVTRHVTASGARLYTVGIQAFEHLRVNVFLVLVGAPEQPTYTALIDTGSSSGVSQQGLLDGLRQVRENFGEAWQWATLSRIVITHPHPDHVGGLPFVRGLTAAPVAAHALAAAVIEEPGRRAEAFKLGADAMLARLGVPEGEYAARLRRRAGSLMSPSGVKVETALQDGDTLDGLFTVLHTPGHDGAQICLRLGEVLLSADHLLPRNSPPLMPGWMLPGSGLGPYLASLDRIETLEGVDLALGSHDEPMPDWRGRVDFLRRRYDDKLRGVLGAVSEPQTIYELTCALHPRLRPAQALLLLDQTAALVEYLTERGELHETQDGERWTYRRVSSVPSGQ, from the coding sequence GTGCCCGCCGTTTCCGCCGTTCCCACCGTCACCCGCCACGTCACCGCCAGCGGCGCCAGACTCTACACCGTCGGGATTCAGGCGTTCGAGCACCTCCGGGTCAATGTCTTTCTGGTGCTGGTCGGAGCGCCGGAGCAGCCGACCTACACGGCGCTGATCGACACCGGCAGCAGCTCCGGGGTCAGCCAGCAGGGCTTGCTGGACGGGCTGAGGCAGGTGCGCGAAAACTTCGGGGAGGCGTGGCAGTGGGCCACCCTTTCGCGCATCGTCATCACCCACCCGCACCCGGACCATGTGGGCGGGCTGCCCTTCGTACGCGGGCTGACGGCGGCTCCGGTGGCAGCACATGCGCTGGCAGCGGCGGTCATCGAGGAGCCGGGGCGCCGCGCCGAGGCGTTCAAGCTGGGGGCGGACGCCATGCTCGCGCGGCTCGGTGTGCCCGAGGGCGAGTACGCGGCGCGGCTGCGGCGGCGGGCGGGCAGCCTGATGAGTCCGTCCGGGGTGAAGGTGGAGACGGCGCTGCAAGACGGCGACACGCTCGACGGGCTTTTTACGGTGCTGCACACGCCGGGGCACGACGGCGCACAGATTTGCCTGCGGCTCGGCGAGGTGCTGCTGAGCGCCGACCACCTGCTGCCGCGCAACTCGCCGCCGCTGATGCCGGGGTGGATGCTGCCGGGCAGCGGGCTGGGGCCATACCTCGCGTCGCTGGACCGCATCGAAACGCTGGAGGGCGTCGACCTCGCGCTCGGCAGCCACGACGAGCCGATGCCCGACTGGCGCGGACGCGTGGACTTTCTGCGCCGCCGCTACGATGACAAGCTGCGTGGGGTGCTCGGCGCCGTCAGCGAGCCGCAGACCATCTACGAGCTGACCTGCGCCCTCCATCCCCGGCTGCGCCCGGCCCAGGCGCTGCTGCTGCTCGACCAGACGGCGGCGCTCGTGGAGTACCTGACGGAGCGCGGCGAGCTGCATGAAACCCAGGACGGCGAGCGGTGGACGTACCGGCGAGTGTCCAGCGTTCCTTCCGGCCAGTAG
- a CDS encoding Bug family tripartite tricarboxylate transporter substrate binding protein, protein MKHSSKALALSLIALLPVAGAQSMNLRIMAPASPGGGWDQTSRAMQTVLQGERIARPVQVFNVPGAGGTIGLAQLYNAKGDGNQLMTMGLVMVGAVLTNGSKVDLSRVTPIARLTGEYEVLVVPASSPYKSMNDFAAAWKANNGLAIAGGSAGGTDHMLVGLLAKAAGINPRKINYVPFSGGGETLAAVLGNQVAGGVAGYGEFEAQVKAGKLRVLGISSGKRQAGISAPTFKEQGLNVELANWRGVVAPPGLSAAEKAALVSAMDKMHASKAWKDLLKSRGWTDLYMSGSRYDVFLKTEAARVKGVLKDIGLVK, encoded by the coding sequence ATGAAGCACAGCTCCAAGGCTCTCGCCCTTTCGCTCATCGCCCTTCTTCCCGTCGCCGGGGCGCAGTCCATGAACCTGCGCATCATGGCGCCCGCCAGCCCGGGGGGAGGCTGGGACCAGACCAGCCGCGCCATGCAGACGGTGTTGCAGGGTGAGCGCATCGCGCGGCCCGTGCAGGTGTTCAACGTTCCCGGCGCGGGCGGCACCATCGGCCTGGCGCAGCTTTACAACGCCAAGGGCGACGGCAACCAGTTGATGACGATGGGGCTGGTCATGGTCGGCGCGGTGCTGACCAACGGGTCCAAAGTGGACCTCAGCCGCGTCACCCCGATTGCCCGCCTCACCGGGGAATACGAGGTGCTGGTCGTTCCCGCCAGCAGCCCCTACAAGTCCATGAACGACTTCGCGGCGGCCTGGAAAGCCAACAACGGCCTCGCCATCGCCGGCGGAAGCGCGGGCGGCACCGACCACATGCTGGTCGGCCTGCTCGCCAAGGCCGCCGGCATCAACCCCCGCAAGATCAACTATGTTCCCTTCAGTGGCGGCGGGGAAACCCTCGCGGCGGTGCTGGGCAACCAGGTGGCGGGGGGCGTCGCGGGCTACGGCGAGTTCGAGGCCCAGGTCAAGGCGGGCAAGCTGCGTGTGCTGGGCATCAGTTCCGGCAAGCGTCAGGCGGGTATCAGCGCTCCGACCTTCAAGGAGCAGGGCCTGAACGTGGAGCTGGCCAACTGGCGCGGCGTGGTGGCACCTCCCGGCCTGAGCGCTGCCGAAAAAGCCGCGCTGGTCAGTGCGATGGACAAGATGCACGCCAGCAAAGCCTGGAAGGACCTGCTCAAGTCACGCGGCTGGACGGACCTGTACATGAGCGGCAGCCGCTACGACGTGTTCCTCAAGACCGAGGCGGCCCGTGTCAAAGGCGTCCTCAAAGATATCGGCCTGGTGAAGTAA